In Nitratiruptor sp. YY09-18, a single window of DNA contains:
- a CDS encoding efflux RND transporter periplasmic adaptor subunit, with translation MIKLILFLITAISLFANAKVQYIKLGKLYNTSAQVVTLKNLTQNIVTQIPGHIEEYFVKEGDSVKKGQKIARIKSFILSEMTSRYLTLENEVAVLKKRYENAKALYKKGIMSYNDLAKLKTTLKDKENDLTSLKLQLKILGITKVTKPVEYYTITSHADGTVQKILVPVHTNVKSTTPLVEILSQSRYYLVAFLSVEDALRLKDVRAIFHLGPYNFKATFIKILPKVDEETAQAKLLFELPQTNKELLIGAFGDIQIESAPYKKVLAVKRSALTMLNGEWVVFLPSKEPEPHVVKLVDFVGEYAVIEGLKPNQEYIDHDIYLYKSRLLKESIGDED, from the coding sequence ATGATTAAGCTTATACTATTTCTCATCACAGCTATCTCACTCTTTGCTAATGCAAAAGTGCAGTATATCAAGCTTGGCAAACTCTATAACACTAGTGCCCAGGTTGTGACGCTTAAAAATCTTACACAAAATATCGTCACCCAAATTCCCGGGCATATCGAAGAATATTTTGTCAAAGAGGGCGACAGTGTCAAAAAAGGGCAAAAAATAGCACGTATCAAATCTTTCATCTTGAGCGAAATGACATCACGCTATTTGACTTTGGAAAATGAAGTAGCAGTTTTGAAAAAACGATACGAGAATGCAAAGGCTCTGTATAAAAAAGGGATCATGAGCTATAACGATCTAGCGAAACTCAAAACTACCCTCAAAGACAAAGAAAATGATCTTACTTCTCTTAAGCTACAACTCAAAATTCTTGGTATCACAAAGGTTACAAAACCGGTAGAGTACTACACAATCACTTCTCATGCTGATGGTACAGTACAAAAGATTTTGGTTCCGGTGCATACCAATGTCAAAAGCACAACGCCATTAGTAGAGATTCTGAGTCAATCCCGCTACTATCTTGTAGCATTCTTGAGCGTTGAGGATGCACTGCGTCTAAAAGACGTTAGGGCGATTTTTCATCTCGGACCCTACAATTTTAAAGCCACTTTTATCAAAATCTTGCCAAAGGTTGATGAAGAAACAGCTCAGGCAAAACTTCTGTTTGAACTTCCACAAACCAATAAAGAGCTTCTCATCGGCGCATTTGGCGATATACAGATTGAGTCAGCTCCCTATAAAAAAGTGCTTGCCGTTAAAAGAAGCGCTTTGACTATGCTAAATGGTGAGTGGGTCGTTTTTCTTCCATCCAAAGAGCCTGAGCCGCATGTCGTGAAACTTGTCGATTTTGTAGGAGAGTATGCGGTAATTGAGGGATTAAAGCCAAATCAGGAGTACATCGATCATGATATCTATCTGTATAAATCACGGCTTTTGAAAGAAAGCATCGGCGATGAGGATTAA
- a CDS encoding TolC family protein, giving the protein MRRAILLTSITVCFVFGADFQAFKQEALEHFPKLLQQKGKIAIAKENQAKLLRPLNPQLEILGSRYEDGSGFETTLQIPYRLPDYMRDLKKRAVSEVEVQKAYEYVLKARFRKNLELLYTRYVYHNKLLAPIHAEIAIYKRLLAIAKNKYAKGYGKYIDVLKLQAKLLMLQKKVLDRENEAVKALTKLKKYAGLDRKIEPGSFLYTKYTLSGKINPPEFNWNAKKQKQYAYLAKEQSHTIKNINFTINYEKEPSSGIVRAGLSIPLPINKPKQEVAIAKMKAQNAALELQLLKNRYAVELGGLQKQVQMIQKSLDLLQKTKKKQKKLLDLYIASYKIDQSTLLDILDAQEAYISIEKEIVKKLFLLNLNQIQINYIKGQYND; this is encoded by the coding sequence ATGAGAAGAGCGATTTTGCTCACAAGTATCACTGTCTGCTTTGTTTTTGGAGCCGATTTTCAGGCTTTCAAGCAAGAAGCTTTGGAACATTTTCCAAAGCTTCTACAACAAAAAGGAAAAATTGCCATTGCAAAAGAGAACCAAGCAAAACTTTTGCGTCCCCTCAATCCACAACTAGAAATTTTAGGAAGCAGGTATGAAGATGGCAGTGGATTTGAAACAACATTGCAGATACCCTACAGGCTGCCAGACTATATGAGAGATCTCAAAAAAAGGGCAGTGAGTGAAGTAGAAGTGCAAAAAGCGTATGAATATGTTTTGAAAGCAAGATTTAGAAAGAACCTAGAGCTCCTTTATACGCGCTATGTATATCATAATAAGTTACTCGCACCTATACATGCTGAAATAGCAATCTATAAACGCCTCCTTGCTATAGCAAAAAATAAATATGCAAAAGGTTATGGAAAATATATTGACGTATTAAAACTTCAAGCGAAGCTTTTAATGCTTCAAAAAAAGGTTTTAGATAGAGAGAATGAAGCGGTTAAAGCTCTAACAAAGCTCAAAAAGTATGCTGGTTTGGATAGAAAAATAGAGCCTGGATCATTTTTATATACAAAATATACTCTCTCAGGCAAAATTAATCCACCAGAGTTCAATTGGAATGCTAAAAAGCAGAAGCAATATGCGTATTTGGCAAAAGAGCAAAGCCACACTATTAAAAATATAAACTTTACTATAAATTATGAAAAAGAACCAAGCTCAGGAATTGTTCGCGCTGGTCTTTCTATTCCTCTACCAATCAACAAACCCAAACAAGAGGTTGCAATTGCAAAAATGAAAGCACAAAATGCAGCCTTAGAGTTGCAGCTACTCAAAAACCGCTACGCTGTAGAGCTGGGAGGGCTTCAGAAGCAGGTCCAAATGATTCAAAAGAGTTTAGATCTGCTTCAAAAAACCAAAAAGAAGCAAAAAAAGCTTTTGGATCTTTATATTGCAAGCTACAAGATCGATCAAAGCACGCTTCTTGATATTTTGGATGCGCAAGAAGCGTATATTTCTATCGAAAAAGAGATCGTAAAAAAACTCTTCTTGCTCAATCTCAATCAAATCCAAATAAACTACATCAAAGGACAATACAATGATTAA
- a CDS encoding helix-turn-helix transcriptional regulator — protein sequence MDRLEKLAAVAKALSDINRLKVLAFIDRYKEVCVCEVSDTLGFSQPLTSKYLKQLKDVGIVKSRKSGKWSIFSIADNHLIQPFLKELKNIELPNIKKCARC from the coding sequence ATGGATCGTTTAGAAAAGTTAGCAGCTGTAGCAAAAGCTTTAAGCGATATAAATAGACTTAAAGTTCTTGCATTTATCGATCGCTATAAAGAGGTGTGTGTTTGTGAAGTAAGCGATACTCTTGGCTTTTCACAGCCGCTTACTTCCAAATATCTTAAACAACTCAAAGATGTAGGCATTGTAAAAAGTAGAAAGTCAGGAAAATGGAGCATTTTTTCTATAGCCGATAATCATCTTATTCAACCATTTTTGAAAGAGTTAAAAAATATTGAATTACCAAACATCAAAAAGTGTGCAAGATGCTAA
- a CDS encoding cytochrome c, translated as MKKIITISLVLVGMLYASNGKEVYQQYCTSCHNFSMESADMTTMKAPPFLEIANRVKMHYPQKKDFLRFVIDYIQNPSREKGLCMPMAFKRFGTMPPIGKNMSDEEKKAVAEYLYNLSKNRGMCPANGGK; from the coding sequence ATGAAAAAGATTATAACTATATCGTTGGTTTTAGTTGGAATGCTTTATGCATCAAATGGCAAAGAGGTTTATCAACAATATTGTACCAGCTGTCATAACTTTTCAATGGAATCAGCAGATATGACAACGATGAAAGCACCACCTTTTTTGGAAATTGCCAATAGAGTAAAAATGCACTATCCACAAAAAAAAGATTTTCTTCGATTTGTTATCGATTACATCCAAAATCCATCACGTGAGAAAGGTTTATGCATGCCAATGGCGTTTAAAAGATTTGGCACAATGCCGCCAATCGGAAAAAATATGAGCGATGAAGAGAAAAAAGCGGTCGCTGAATATCTCTACAATCTCAGTAAAAACAGAGGAATGTGCCCTGCAAATGGAGGCAAATAA
- a CDS encoding SO_0444 family Cu/Zn efflux transporter — MAFVQALWELTNAMAIYILFGLLIAGILHELVPEEFIKKHLGKDNIASVIKATLFGIPIPVCSCGVIPLAQALQKSGASKGSVLSFLISTPITGIDSILATFGMFGWVFTIYRIVTSFLIAIAAGIFVNLFDTQNITQNAPKFRMQTQNRTKHTTFTVQQEESCGCSDCGCSETTKKSFSLKRALHYGFVTLLGDIAKPLFWGLIIGAAISVAIPGDLANILAQHAWLSYLLAVVIAVPMYVCATASLPIAAALMLGGVSAGAAFVFLSAGPATNTVTIGVVKKMLGMKSVVIYLTTIAVGSILFGIGLDFIFSGVDVRTIVHIQKEASIFAVASSVILWSFILYFLAKEKLVKKSCCSA; from the coding sequence ATGGCATTTGTACAAGCACTCTGGGAACTTACCAACGCCATGGCTATCTATATACTTTTTGGTCTTTTGATAGCAGGTATATTACATGAACTGGTCCCTGAAGAGTTCATCAAAAAACATCTTGGTAAAGACAATATCGCTTCAGTTATAAAAGCAACACTTTTTGGTATTCCAATTCCCGTTTGCTCCTGTGGTGTCATACCTTTGGCTCAAGCTTTACAAAAAAGTGGTGCGAGTAAAGGGAGTGTGTTAAGTTTTTTAATCTCTACTCCAATTACCGGAATCGACTCAATCTTAGCAACTTTTGGTATGTTTGGATGGGTTTTTACCATCTACCGTATCGTTACATCATTTTTGATAGCCATAGCTGCTGGTATTTTTGTCAATCTTTTCGATACCCAAAACATTACACAAAATGCTCCGAAGTTTAGGATGCAGACTCAAAACCGAACGAAACATACAACTTTTACAGTGCAGCAAGAAGAGAGTTGTGGATGCAGCGATTGTGGATGCAGTGAAACAACAAAAAAGAGTTTTTCTCTTAAACGTGCTCTACACTATGGATTTGTAACCTTGCTTGGAGATATCGCTAAACCACTCTTTTGGGGTCTTATTATCGGAGCAGCTATCAGTGTGGCTATACCGGGAGATTTGGCAAACATCCTAGCACAACATGCTTGGCTTTCTTATCTTTTAGCGGTAGTTATTGCAGTGCCTATGTATGTGTGCGCCACTGCATCACTGCCTATTGCTGCAGCTCTGATGCTGGGTGGAGTGAGCGCAGGAGCTGCATTTGTTTTTTTGAGCGCAGGTCCAGCCACTAATACCGTTACAATAGGTGTAGTCAAAAAAATGCTGGGAATGAAGTCGGTCGTTATTTATCTGACAACCATTGCCGTAGGTTCCATTCTTTTTGGTATAGGACTCGATTTCATTTTTAGTGGGGTGGATGTAAGAACCATAGTCCATATCCAAAAAGAGGCTTCCATTTTTGCTGTGGCATCTTCTGTAATTTTATGGAGTTTTATTCTCTATTTTTTAGCAAAAGAGAAACTTGTCAAAAAAAGCTGCTGTAGTGCATAA
- a CDS encoding multicopper oxidase family protein, whose product MKRRDFLKLTGFVPISFMGCGMGDEFSADKNRLNKTDNFNLKSQNTPLPIPKLLDPTIINGIKKFHLNIQEAHHTFFENINTKTYGIEGTYLGPTLLLRRGETVEIEYKNSLREATTMHGHGMHVPAIMDGGVHQVINPNQRWSAKYTVNQQASTCWYHPHLMGKTAEQVYMGLAGMIIVEDEESKNLNIPQTYGVDDIPIVLQDKKFDSNGQIDYSPNRMEIRRGYKADTFLVNGAIEPYFNAKTGWLRLRVLNGANARVFKISFGPLNKFYQIATDNSFLEQPLELSSLVLSPGERAEIVVYVDRDLVLQDRNTSKALLYILKDDGVGLVDSLPTQLTTLERLKIEDAKRERRFVLNMQRGRMAINSKIMDKNRIDVRVPVNEVEVWEIINPMHMVHNFHIHATHFEVIERNGSARNVLPSERGFKDTIYMPPRSTAKVLVKMKDYVDEVHPYMYHCHILEHEDDGMMGQFTVVSNS is encoded by the coding sequence ATGAAAAGAAGAGATTTTCTTAAATTAACTGGCTTTGTTCCTATAAGTTTTATGGGATGTGGTATGGGAGATGAATTTTCAGCAGATAAAAATAGACTAAATAAAACAGACAATTTTAATTTAAAATCCCAAAATACTCCTCTACCAATACCAAAACTTCTAGATCCAACAATTATTAATGGTATCAAAAAATTTCATTTGAACATCCAAGAAGCTCATCACACATTTTTTGAAAATATTAATACGAAAACTTATGGCATTGAGGGAACATATTTAGGACCGACACTGCTCCTTAGAAGAGGAGAAACCGTAGAAATTGAGTATAAAAATAGCTTACGTGAAGCAACCACTATGCATGGTCATGGCATGCATGTACCAGCAATTATGGATGGCGGTGTGCATCAAGTTATCAATCCAAATCAAAGATGGAGTGCCAAATATACTGTAAACCAACAAGCAAGTACCTGTTGGTATCATCCCCATTTGATGGGAAAAACAGCTGAACAGGTCTACATGGGGCTAGCTGGAATGATAATTGTAGAAGATGAAGAGAGCAAAAATCTTAATATTCCACAAACCTATGGAGTCGATGATATTCCAATTGTTTTACAGGATAAAAAATTTGATAGCAATGGCCAAATTGATTACTCTCCAAATCGTATGGAAATAAGAAGAGGCTACAAAGCAGATACCTTTTTAGTCAATGGAGCAATAGAACCATATTTTAATGCTAAAACAGGGTGGTTGAGACTAAGAGTCTTAAATGGTGCAAACGCAAGAGTTTTTAAAATTAGTTTTGGACCATTAAACAAATTTTATCAAATTGCTACAGATAACAGTTTTTTAGAGCAGCCATTAGAGCTAAGCTCTTTAGTTTTAAGCCCAGGAGAGCGTGCTGAAATTGTTGTATATGTTGATAGAGATCTTGTTTTACAAGATCGCAATACTTCAAAAGCGCTTTTATATATTTTAAAAGATGATGGTGTAGGTTTGGTCGATTCACTTCCAACGCAACTTACTACTTTAGAGAGATTAAAAATCGAAGATGCAAAGAGAGAAAGAAGATTTGTTTTGAATATGCAAAGAGGAAGAATGGCAATAAACTCAAAAATAATGGATAAAAATAGAATAGATGTAAGAGTGCCGGTTAATGAAGTCGAAGTTTGGGAGATAATTAATCCAATGCATATGGTACACAATTTCCATATCCATGCGACTCATTTCGAAGTAATTGAGAGAAATGGAAGCGCAAGAAATGTATTGCCAAGTGAAAGAGGATTCAAAGATACTATCTATATGCCACCACGATCAACCGCAAAAGTGCTTGTAAAGATGAAAGACTATGTGGATGAAGTTCATCCATATATGTATCACTGTCATATTTTAGAACATGAAGATGATGGAATGATGGGACAATTTACTGTCGTTTCAAACTCTTAA
- a CDS encoding FixH family protein produces MKKLAILTLGAILLFAAGFQKHVKYRGFKIDIISTKPLSVGANSFLLHINKKNIKDVKVKFFMPAMPGMPYMESWAKIEKNDQGYKANVKLPMAGTWQVHIFITTNSGKKYRIKTSVNI; encoded by the coding sequence ATGAAAAAACTTGCAATATTAACACTCGGTGCGATACTTCTTTTTGCAGCCGGCTTTCAAAAGCATGTCAAATACAGAGGCTTCAAGATCGACATAATCTCTACCAAACCTTTAAGTGTTGGAGCAAACTCCTTTTTGCTACATATCAACAAAAAAAATATTAAAGATGTAAAAGTTAAATTTTTCATGCCAGCAATGCCCGGAATGCCGTATATGGAAAGCTGGGCTAAAATTGAAAAAAATGATCAAGGTTACAAAGCCAACGTAAAGTTGCCTATGGCAGGAACATGGCAGGTACATATTTTTATCACGACCAACAGTGGTAAAAAATACCGCATTAAAACTTCGGTAAACATCTAA
- a CDS encoding TolC family protein: protein MKRYFITAAIFGSLLQAQNIDTIVQKALQKNNSLHAIQILLRKMDIEYKKAKNWENPTLQFAVNDLRLDKPFLRDLEPMQTHQIAITQKIPTFGKKEFDAELVKQKKRVIFKDLEVAKNRLAFEIFKNALFYQKAVQKQKIVDNYINLVKQSIDLYSKMLVVDSSYHLALMQSKIFLSDLKTTQEELVFSQTKALHTLSYLASQKITHIDPIHDIKIDKKTFPQIEKLQEKKRYQQLLAKRYLLDEKSDINLNVGYFQRANFDDYISIGISISLPLFGTEKLRSQEAKIEAMSIESKKQDVQIYVQEEIASLYEQLKTLQTQIVLLQQRSLKEVDHSLDLVRSRISSGDMLYKYLDTLKSKFAIELKLIDFKIQKLLTKAKINYLNGAYK from the coding sequence ATGAAACGATATTTCATAACAGCAGCGATTTTTGGTTCGCTGCTGCAAGCTCAAAATATCGATACAATTGTTCAGAAGGCTTTACAAAAAAACAACTCTTTACACGCCATTCAAATACTTCTCAGAAAAATGGATATAGAATATAAAAAAGCAAAAAACTGGGAAAATCCAACTTTACAATTTGCAGTAAACGATCTTCGCCTAGATAAACCTTTTTTGCGAGACCTTGAACCTATGCAGACCCATCAGATTGCCATCACGCAAAAAATTCCAACATTTGGGAAAAAAGAGTTCGATGCAGAACTGGTCAAACAAAAAAAGAGAGTTATTTTTAAAGATCTTGAGGTTGCAAAAAATAGGCTCGCATTTGAGATTTTTAAAAATGCACTTTTTTATCAAAAAGCAGTCCAAAAGCAAAAAATAGTAGATAATTATATCAATCTAGTTAAACAAAGCATTGATCTATACAGCAAAATGTTGGTTGTAGATAGTAGCTATCATTTGGCTTTGATGCAGAGCAAAATATTCTTATCTGATCTAAAAACCACGCAAGAAGAGCTTGTTTTTTCACAAACAAAAGCTCTGCATACACTCTCATATCTTGCTTCACAAAAAATTACTCATATTGATCCAATTCATGATATCAAAATAGATAAAAAAACTTTTCCACAGATTGAAAAACTCCAAGAAAAAAAGCGCTATCAACAGCTTTTAGCAAAAAGATACCTTTTAGATGAAAAAAGTGATATAAACCTCAATGTAGGTTACTTTCAAAGAGCAAACTTTGATGATTATATCTCCATTGGCATCTCCATCTCTTTGCCGCTATTTGGAACGGAAAAACTGCGATCTCAAGAAGCAAAAATAGAGGCTATGTCAATTGAGTCGAAAAAACAAGATGTGCAAATCTATGTGCAAGAGGAAATTGCCTCACTATATGAACAACTAAAAACTCTCCAAACACAAATTGTACTTTTGCAACAGAGGTCTTTAAAAGAGGTTGACCACTCTTTAGATCTCGTTCGATCTCGCATAAGCTCTGGAGATATGCTTTACAAATATCTTGATACGCTCAAAAGCAAATTTGCGATTGAACTAAAACTTATCGATTTTAAAATCCAAAAACTTCTCACAAAAGCAAAGATCAATTATTTAAATGGAGCTTATAAATGA
- a CDS encoding efflux RND transporter periplasmic adaptor subunit has protein sequence MRLLLMFLVPFLLCAERLSIEQLFNVKTTTVEKKDLFVQKTYPAIVKLDRSKIVDIAPRFSGYVEKLYAKEPLQHIKRGDVLALVYSPEVYNAKEEYKNSLKFGLDKRMTTASYLKLKLLGLPKDELKNPTKTLTITKIVAPIDGFLLKKDVYPGSFFQKGKTIFRLASDTHFWIEAQIPSKDIDFYKQSDSIIAQVRNEKLQVKKHKLLPLINSNSALAIVRLFVEAKGILAGEYAKVTIREHKKSILVIPKTAVIRKNGKWYAFRVGEYEGEYEPVVVQIKPLDNRYYQLISGLKEGETIADSAMFLLDSDAQINGLYND, from the coding sequence ATGAGACTATTACTTATGTTTCTTGTGCCTTTTTTATTATGTGCAGAAAGGCTGAGCATAGAGCAGCTTTTCAATGTCAAAACGACAACAGTGGAAAAAAAAGATCTCTTTGTGCAAAAAACCTATCCTGCCATAGTGAAACTCGATAGAAGCAAAATCGTCGATATTGCTCCACGATTTTCTGGATATGTAGAAAAACTGTATGCAAAAGAACCGTTGCAACATATCAAAAGAGGCGATGTTTTAGCACTCGTCTATAGCCCTGAAGTCTATAACGCAAAAGAGGAGTACAAAAACTCGTTAAAATTTGGTCTTGATAAGAGAATGACAACAGCTTCTTATCTAAAACTAAAACTTTTAGGGCTTCCAAAAGATGAACTCAAAAACCCTACAAAAACTTTAACTATTACAAAAATAGTAGCGCCTATTGATGGATTTTTACTCAAAAAAGATGTTTATCCGGGAAGTTTCTTTCAAAAAGGAAAAACAATTTTTCGCCTCGCATCAGATACTCATTTTTGGATAGAAGCTCAAATTCCAAGTAAAGATATCGATTTTTATAAACAATCTGACTCGATAATAGCCCAAGTACGAAATGAAAAGTTACAAGTAAAAAAACATAAACTACTTCCTCTCATAAATTCAAACAGTGCTCTTGCAATAGTGCGTCTTTTTGTTGAGGCAAAAGGTATTCTTGCAGGAGAATATGCCAAAGTTACCATAAGAGAGCATAAAAAATCGATTCTTGTTATACCAAAAACGGCCGTTATTCGCAAAAATGGCAAATGGTACGCTTTTAGAGTTGGCGAATATGAAGGAGAATATGAGCCGGTTGTCGTTCAAATAAAGCCACTTGATAACAGATACTATCAACTCATCTCTGGGCTTAAAGAAGGTGAGACGATTGCCGATAGCGCAATGTTCTTGCTTGATAGCGATGCTCAGATAAATGGACTCTACAATGATTGA